AAATTCACTCCGCACGGCAGAAAGAACTCAGAGAAGAAACCACGAGATATCTCATCAGAAAAGGAAACATCGCTGAGGCAGAAGAAATATATATGGATGAAAGCTGGCACGATGATGGAACCAAATGGAGATTTTTTAACCTCCTTGTCGCGGAAGGTCGATATCATGAAGCAAAAAAATATTACGAGCAGGCTTTTTTACAACGCGGAAGCGACCTTGAAACAGAGCTTGATTGGACAACGTATATAGCATTGCTTCATCGACTAGGAGAGAATGATCTGGCCGTGACCCATTTGACGAACATGGTCATACGAGATCCTTATTCTCTTGAAAAACGGTTTTCCCTCGCACAGTTCTTTGTGCGCACCAAAAAATACAAGAAAGCCATGCAACAATTTGCTGAGATTGCAGCGATAGGCCGCCTTATGAACAATACCCACAAGTTACGCATTGATCGGGACGCTCTCAAAGAAGCTATTCTCACCTCTCTCCCTCAGAACGATGAAACAGAAATTCTTCGAGAAGATATCGAAGATCTTTTCAAAATATCTTCTTGAAAAATCTCTCGGAGACATCGTCTCCCGCAGACTTTTCATAAAGCCATCTGATTCTGAATCCACTGCATGGCATAATATAAAAGTTCCGTGCTGTTTTTAAGATGCAACATGGATCACCTGGGGAGCTCTCGGATTTTTGGGAATCGAGTGTGTTTCTTTTGTTTCACAAATGTTACAATTCCATCTTTTTTCTGCCACAAAAATTTTATAGGAATGGTCTGCTGAAGGAGGCAACATGAAAATGTTCAGACTGATCATTCTTTTTCTTCTTGTTTTTGCCGTATCCCCTCTCCTTTTCGCTCAAACAGCGACAACTGCACAAGAGGGTCCCATCGTCGGCTATAAAGAAGGGCTTTTTATTGAATCCCCTGATGGGAACAATCGAGTGCAGATTCAGGGAAGACTGCAAGCACGCTTTACCTATAACTCTTTAGAAAAAACGACAGACACCAATACCTTTGTCATTCAACGCGGAAAAATCAAACTCGATGGGAACGTCTTTTCAAAAGCGCTGCTCTACGTCTTTGAAATGAGTTTTGGGACACGAGCTGCGGCAACGACAAGCGCTGCTTGCGCCAATGCTGCCTGCACCTCAACCGTGAATGCTGTGACGGCAGAAAGCACTACAGGCCTCCCCGCACTTGAAGATTATTATGTCGATTGGACCAAATATGATCTCGCGCAAATTCGAACGGGGCAATTCAAAGTCCCCTTCTTGCGACAAGAGCTCACTTCTGATGGCAAACAACAATTTGTTGATCGCGCTTCTTCCACAGACTTTTTTAATTTTTCACGCGATCTCGGTGTCACTCTTCATGGCTATCTCTTCAATTACTGGATGAACTATTATCTCTTTGCCATGAATGGCGAAGGCCAAAATAATGTAAACCGAAATCGTAATCTCCTTACAGGACTTCGTCTCGAATTTCCTTTGCTCGGAAATTACAAATATTCTGAATCCGACGTCGATTATAGTGCCCTTCCTACACTTGGTTTTGGCGCCGCAACTGTTTACAATGAACGGGCAAGCTCTTTTAGCAATGGTACAATTCCTGCCACCACGAAAGCACAACATGGCACCGTCGATGTCGATTTTAAATATCACGGTCTCTCATGGCTTGCTGCGGGCATGGTCAACCATACGTTAGAAGGAGCTTCGGTCACGAACTGGGGCTACAACAGTCAATTGGGATATTTTCTTCTTCCGCAACGTTTTGAAGTTGCTGCTCGAGCTGCAGGAACCATTTTTAAAACGCTGATCAACCAATATGAATATGCTTTTGCATTGAATACTTTTTTCAATAAGCATTCATTGAAACTTCAAACAGATTATGCGTTCTTAATAAATAATCGAGGTCAGAATTTAAACGATCATCGCATCCGCACCCAACTTCAAGTTGTCTTTTAAAAAAGGAGCACTCATGAAAAATAGTTTCAAAAAACTTTTTACTTCACTCTTCACGCTTGCTTTCATTATCACCACACCTTTTGCATGGGGCGCTGATACCCTTCTGATGAACGGTGCAGGAGCGACATTTCCTTATCCTCTTTATTCAAAATGGTTTTATGAATATCAAAAAAAGAATCCCAACGTAAAATTCAATTATCAATCAATCGGCAGCGGTGGAGGCATTCAACAGATTCTTTCCAAAACAGTTGACTTCGGTGCTTCGGATGCTCCGATGTCTGATCTTGAATTGACCAAGGTGAAAGAACCTCTTCTTCATATTCCAACGGTCTTAGGTGCAGTCGTCATTGCTTACAATCTTCCTGCCGTGGGAACAGGTTTAAAATTAACGGGTCCCATCATTGCTGAAATCTTTTTGGGAAAAATTACCAAATGGAATGATCCCCAAATTGTAACCATCAATCCCGATAAACCACTTCTCAATCAACCTATTTTAGTGGTCCATCGATCTGACGGGAGTGGAACCACCTATGTTTTTTCTGATTATCTTTCTAAAATCAGTCGCAATTGGCTTGTGCGAGCAGGGACAGGAAAATCGATCAACTGGCCGGCTGGGCTTGGCGCCAAAGGGAATGAGGGAGTCACAGGACTTGTGAAACAGACACCGGGTTCAATCGGTTACATTGAGCTTGGGTACGCGGTGCAAAACAATCTCCCTGTTGCGCTGGTTCAAAATAAAGCTGGAAATTTTATAGAGCCAAACATTGCTTCTATTTCGGCTGCAGCAGCAGAAACAAAAATACCCGAAGATTATCGTGTTTCGCTGACACATCCTGTCGGAGCATCAGCCTATCCGATAAGTTCGTTCACGTATCTTCTCGTTTATGAACGACAACCTGATCATCAAAAGGCAAAGGCTTTCCATGATTTCCTCACCTGGTCTTTTCATGAGGGCCAAACCATGGCATCGCCTCTGCACTACGCCCCTCTTCCATCAGCGGTGATTACGCGTCTTGAAAAGACGACCACCAAAATCGGCCCCCTACAGTAACGCAAACAACATTTTACTGGCATCGCCAAAAACTTTCTGTAAAGAAGGTGAGATGGTCAACATCTCGACGGAACTCAAAGAGGTCATGCTCAAACTTCAGGGCTATCGCACGCTTCGAGCGGTAAAACGTGCAAAGCTCTATCGTCAACATGCATCAGCGTTCACGGCGCTTTCTTCTCTTCGATTAAAATGGCATCATCCCTTGACTTCGTCTGTATCTCCGCAAAAATCATTAAAAATGGCAGCGTGGAATATTGATCGTGGTACTCACTTCGATGCCATTGTGAATACGTTTCAAAAAAATCCAGATCTTCACAATGCTGATATTCTTCTTCTCACCGAACTCGATATCGGCATGGCAAGATCAAGTAATCGCAACGTTCCTTACGAACTCGGAAAAGCCCTCGGCATGAATGTCTTTTACGGAAATGCCTACCTCTGCTTTTCCAAAGGAACAGGAGCAGAGCTGAAAAGTAATGGAGAAAATAATCTGGGACTCCATGGCAATGCGATTCTGTCACGATATCCTCTGGATGATCTTCACACGATTCCTCTTTTCAACTGCAAAGATAAATTTCGCGGTGTGGAAAAAAGACTTGGATCACAACAGGCATTGCTAGCGCGCATCAACACAGAAAATGGACAACTTTATGTTGTCTGCGCACATCTCGACGCACATTCCTCCCCAAAGCAGCGGCAACATCAGATGCGCATGGTTTTGAATGCTCTCGATGCACGAAATCTGGGGAACACCCCCATCATTCTGGGTGGTGACTGGAACACGACAACTTATAATGCAAAAAGTACGTTTCGTCTTATCACAAGCGGACTCCGACACGCTTTTCTCACGAAACCTCATATTTTGGCAAAAGTTCATTATCGTTATCCGTATCAACGCATGGAACCGCTCTTTACGGAACTACAAACACGCTCGTTCAACTATCTTGATTTCAATGAAGAAGGAGTGGGAACGCTTCCCTATTCGATGAACGATACTTCAAGTAATCATAAGATGAGAGAACGTCTTCCTCAGTTTTGTGTCGAGTGGACACGAAAAATTGCAGAAGCCATCGGTGGCAATGCGTCCATCAAAGTCGACTGGTTTGCGGGCCGCAACTGCCATGCGCTTGCGGGAACTGCGAAAGTGCTTCCGTTAGTTTTATGGAAAGGACATAAAGTTTCCGATCATAAACCGATTGTGGTGGAAATTGGTTTCAAAGGAGCAAAAAATGACAGAACTTGAACAACAAATTGAAAAGGCTTTTGACTATCGTGGCAATGTGACCATCACCTTTAAAAATGGAAACGCGATCGAAGGATTTTTGTACAATCGCGAATTTTCAAATCCTAAAACACGTGAGCAAAATTTTATTGAAGTTTTCCTGGCGCCAAAGGGAGAACCTGCAAAATTTAAGATCACTGATCTTGAAAGCGTGATCCTGACGGGCGAAGACCATGCTGCAGGAAAATCCTACGAAGACTGGATCGCAAAGCAGAAGAAAAAAGATTCCGACTCATGATAAAAAACTTACCAAGACGGCATCTTCTTGCCGCTCTGCTCATATCGCTCTCTGCCAGTTTTCTTCTCTGTGGTTATGAACTGATTCGGAGTAGTTCAAATACGCTCTATAAAGTTGCCTATGGGATCAATGCTTTTCCGATTGTCATGGCCATCATGCCGATCGGTGTTTTCATCGCGATTTATCTTTACGGAAAAATCCTGACCGCTCTTGGTCCATCGCGCACCCTCTCGTTGACGACTCTTCTCTCCGGCGTTTTTTTTCTTGTTGCCTATTTCTTTATTCAAAGAGGCTCGCATCTGATGACCGGTGTGCTTTATATTTTTCGCGAAGCGTATGTCATTTTAATCATTGAACAGTATTGGTCGTTTCTCAATAGTACCTTGAATAATAGTTCCGCAAAAAAACTCAACGGCCCCATTGTCGGCATTTCTTCTTTTGGCGCTATTGCCGGCGGCCTGCTGTTGAATCATTTTGCGGAATCGTTCGGAACCGTGACCATGCTTCTTTTCGCATCGGTGACCATGATTCCTTGCGCGATTTTTTCGATGCTTGCCTATCGCGCCTGTGGTGAACCGATTCCCGAAGGAGGGTTACAAGAAAAACATGGCGCCCTGGCAATCGATCTCTTTCGTCGCTCTCCTCTTCTGACACTTCTTTTCATCGTGATGGTAACTCAAGTTCTTTCCACCGTGCTCACGCTTCGATTTCAGGGAATGCTCGAGCTTGAAATTCCGAACCCCGATACCCAAACCGCTTATTCTGGTGGATTCTTTGCGCTTCTTAATGGTGTAGCAACCTTCTTTCAATTTATCGTCACTCCTCTCTTTTTACGTTATTTGCCTCTCTTCATCATTCATGCAGGAATTCCGATTCTTCACGCCATTGCAGTGGGCGTGCTTGTTTATAATCCCTCTCTCTTTACAGCAGCAACTGCACTTCTCGTCTTTAAAGTTTTTGACTACTCGCTCTTTCGCGCGGCCAAAGAATTACTTTATATTCCTCTCTCCTTTGACGCTCGATATCGAACGAAAGAGGTGATTGACACCTTCGGATATCGTTTCAGTAAAGGTGGTACCTCTTTAGGTCTCCTCTTTCTCGGAAAAGCCGGTTTTCTTCTGAGCACTCTCTATTCCTGGATTGCTTTTGGATCGACACTTCTTTGGCTTCTGCTTGTTTTTCCGCTCATACGTCACTATGGCCCGCTAAAGCAGACAAGATAAGTCTTTACGCAAATCCTTGACGAACAAGAGGAAATCGTGAAAGGAGAGCCAATGACACGCGTCGTATTTCCATTTGAAACGCCTTATATCAATACCATTCCGGTAAGCACGCAACCTCCCTATCCCGGCGATGAAATGCTGGAGCGTAAAATTAAGAGTCTTATTCGATGGAACGCCATGGCCATGGTCGTTCGAGCAAATCGAAATCTCGAGGGGATCGGCGGGCATATTTCGACCTTTGCTTCTTCAGCCACTCTCTTTGAAGTAGCCTTTCAACATTATTTCAAAGGTCCGGATCATCCAGAAGGACAAGATCAAGTTTTTTATCAAGGTCATGCAGCTCCTGGCATCTATGCTCGTGCTTTTTTAGAAGGGCGCCTGACAGAAGCGCAGCTCGTCAACTTTCGCCAAGAACTTCAACCAGGGGGCGGACTTCCCTCGTATCCGCATCCATATCTGATGAAAAATTTTTGGGAATATCCCACGGTGTCGATGGGACTCTCTCCTCTGATGTCCATCTACCAAGCACGCTTTAACCGTTATCTGCATGACCGTGAACTGAAAGACACCAGTGGATCGCGTGTCTGGGCATTTTTGGGTGATGGTGAAATGGATGAACCCGAATCGATGGGATCGCTGACCGTCGCTTCGCGTGAAAAACTCGATAATCTCACCTTCGTGATTAATTGTAATCTTCAACGTCTCGATGGTCCCGTGCGAGGGAATGGGAAAATTATTCAGGAACTCGAATCGCTCTTTCGTGGTGCAGGTTGGAACGTGATCAAAGTGATTTGGGGACGTGATTGGGATCCTCTTCTCGCTCAAGATGAACATGGATATCTTGCAGAACGTATGAATGAAGCGGTTGATGGTGATTATCAAAAATATGTGGTTGCTCCTGGAAGTTATACGCGGCAACATTTTTTTGGAAAAACTCCTGAACTTTCAAAGATGGTCGAACATCTTTCTGATGAACAGATTCGACGTCTCGGTCGCGGCGGGCATGACGCACAAAAAGTCAATGCTGCTTACAAAGCTGCAATAGAGCACCGTGACAGACCAACGGTCGTGCTCTGTAAAACCATTAAAGGATATGGGCTTGGAGAAGCGGGTGAAGGTAGAAATATTACACATCAACAAAAGAAAATGAATGAAGCAGAGCTGCGCTTTTTCCGTGATCGATTTGACATTCCTATTTCAGATAAAGATTTAAAAACGACTCCTTTTTATCGTCCTTCTGAGGACAGTGAAGAGGTGCAGTATTTAGTGGAGCGGCGTCGTGCGCTCGGTGGTTTTGTTCCACAACTGCGAAATAAAAAGAAATCTCTTGCGACATTTGATCTCAAAGAATTTCCCGAATTCCTCCAAGGAACAGGAAAAGACCGAAAAGTTGCAACGACCATGGCGTTTACTTCCATGCTTTCAAAACTTTTGCGTCATGAACGATTAGGAAAATTTATTGTTCCTATTATTCCTGATGAAGCGCGCACGTTTGGAATGGATCCTCTTTTCCGACAAGTCGGCATTTATTCAGGAGTCGGGCAACTGTATGAACCGGTCGATTCCGATATGCTTCTTTATTATCGTGAAGCAAAAGATGGGCAGCTCATAGAAGAAGGGATTAGTGAAGCAGGAGCAGGAGCGACCTTTGCGGCAGCAGGAACCTGCGATGCAGCGCACGGTGTTCCGATGATTCCTTTTTACACTTTTTATTCGATGTTTGGTTTTCAGCGCATTGGGGATTTGATCTGGGCCATGCAAGATATGCCGTGTCGCGGTTTTCTCCTCGGTGCTACTTCGGGACGAACCACGCTCAATGGTGAAGGCTTACAACATCAAGATGGACACACTCCTCTTTTTGCAAGCGCTTATCCGCGCGTGCGAACGTATGAACCTGCGTTTGCTGCTGATCTTCTGGTTATGTTGCAACAAGGCATTTACGAAATGTACGAGCGTGGCGAAGATGTGATCTATTACCTCACCCTTCAAAATGAAAATTATGAAATGCCACCCTTACCTGAAGGAGTTGAAGACGGCATTATTCGTGGCATCTATCTTTTTCAAAAAGCTGCTGCAGAAAAGGGATGGCATCGCGTTCAACTCCTTGGCAGTGGCTCCATTCTCATGCAAGTTCTGAGAGCCCAGAAAATTTTGGCAGAGCGTTATCAGATTGCCGCTGATGTCTGGAATGTGACGAGTTACAGCGAACTCCGTCGCGAGGCGCTTGAAATCGAACGATGGAATATGATGCATCCTCAAGAAAAACCTTACGAACCTTACATTGTCACAACCCTCAAAAATGCTGAAGGTCCGATCATCGCTGCAAGCGATTGGATGCGAGTGGTTCCAGATCAACTTCTTCGATGGGTTCCAAAACTCTTTTCACTTGGTACCGATGGACTTGGACGCAGTGACTCTCGCGCTGCCCTTCGTCGTTTCTTTGAAGTCGATGCTGAATCGATTGTCATCGCAACGCTGACGCAACTGAAAAACGAAGGAAAGATAAAGCCCGATATCATTGTGCAAGCTATGAACGATTTTGGTTTTCCTCCTGATAAACCTGACCCGATGAGAGCTTAAGAATAAGCCAACTGATAAGGATTTTCTCGAGAAAATTGAAATTTCTTTTACCACTCATCCTGAGCTTGTCGAAGGATGTGCATCGCTCATAGTTCGACTAGCTCACCATGAGCGGAATGAAATGTCATCCTCGCGTAAGCGGGGATCCAGAAAATCTCATAAACACCTGGATTCCTGCTTTCGCAGGAATGACATCAAGGAAATATGATCATAAATATCAACAAACCAGCAGGTATAACGTCGCATGATGTGGTCGATGTCGTGCGTCGCATCACAGGTGAGCGACGTGTCGGTCACGCTGGCACACTCGATCCTTTTGCAACCGGTGTCCTCATTGTTGGTGTCACACGCGAAGGGACCAAACAACTCGGAGAAATTTCGAAAAATACGGAGAAAGAATATCGAGCCACACTTTGTCTTGGGAAAATGAGTTCCACGGGAGATCTTACCGGAGAGATTCGAGAAGGCGGCGATCCATCGTCACTCACGCGCAAACAGATTGAAAATGTCCTGAGCACATTTCGAGGAGAGAGCGAGCAAGTTCCTCCTGCATTTTCAGCCATCAAAATAAATGGGACTCCGGCTTACAAACTTGCGCGTAAAGGACAGCGGGTAGAACTTCAACCTCGAAAAATTTTTATTCATACACTGGAACTTGTCGATTTTGAATCCCCTTATCTCACCATCACTGTCACCTGCTCTTCAGGCACGTATATCCGAACTCTTGCTGAAGATATCGGTAAAAAATTAAACGTCGGAGCTTATCTCACTGAACTTACGCGAACACGTGTTGGAACATTTCAGCTTGCTGAAAGTATATCGCTTTCAGACCTTCACCAAGAAAAAGGCCTCTGAGAAGAGGCCTTTTTTGTATCATTAATATATAAAAAATTTATGCAGTCGCTGTGGTATAGGTCTTCGAGGTAATCAGTCCACCGACAATGAATTTCACAAAATTTGCTGCGATCCACATGAGAGTCATATTTAGCGAGTATGGCATGACCGCATACCAAATGAGAAGTGGAGCATTGAAGAAAAGGGAAACATAAAAGCCGTAACGAAAGCCTTCTGCTGTCCCTTTGTGTTCATAGCCTTTGGTAAAAATGAAGGTAAACATCAATGCTAAGAAGAAGTGTCCAAATACCATCCATGGCATATAGCTCATCATCTCTGTTTCAGAACGCCAGAACTGTGATGTTGCCATGTACGTCTCTTTCATGAACATGCCGTGAAAGAGCCAATCAAACAGATAAAACCACACAAACACCACAAACGTTGTGAGCCACAGCTTCTTTTGATTCGTATGCATTCTCCCCCCTTTTTGGTGAATGAACTCTAAAAACTGGCGATATTCATAGCACATTTCGAACCATAAAAAAACCGATTACTTCTTCGTCCACGTTTCGTGAAACGTTCCATCTGGGCTTGAAAGGGTCAGCGTATTTCCGGTCATCGTCATTTTCTGTTGATGCGTATTGCCGACATAGGATGGATTATAGGCTTGGGTAAAAGTGACATTCAAAAGATTTCCTTCTTGCTTATAAGGGCCTGCATAAAATTTTTCTGTTTTGCCATCTGGTGAATGATAAACGCGTGTCATCGTATTATTGGTAATCACCATCATTCCCCACCAACCCGACATATCTGCTTTTCCCTCTTTTGTGCGCGATGAAAAGTGATAGGTGCCATCATAACCTGAGGCTTGCGCAACTACTGAAACAAACAGAACTGCCACTGCGAAAAACGATGCTATTTTTTTCATAATTTCTCCTTTGGTTGGTGAATGGAAAATGCTTTGTAAAAGAGGAAATGCGAGGTGTCAATCAGAACGATGCTGAAACTTCTCAGAACGAGAAATTCTCTATTATCCTGTTTTCTTTCTTTGTCTTTTTATGGCACTTTTTTTGCTTGTTGTAACTCTTTGGAAGGAGACACGATGAAGTTGAAGTCATTTTTCTTTTCCATCCTTTTTATCTCTTCTTTGCCTTTAACGGTATGGGGCCAAAGCAACCAACTCGGTCTCATGTTTATCATGCAATCGGACAATCACGTTGTCATGGTTGATCTCGATCAGCCTTCTTCTTCTCGTGCATTTGAGTATGATCCAAATCTCCATCTTCGCGCGCATACCATGACTCTCAGTCCGGATAATCGATTTCTTTATGTCGGTACTTCAGAGCGACTGAGTTATTGTCGTAATCTCGCTGGTGCCAAAAAACTGATCGTGATGGACACATCACTTATGGGAGGAACGGCAAATCCTGTTGTGAATAGTTTTGGTGTCGAAAGGTGTCCTTGGGAAATTGGCATCAGTCCAGATTTCTCTTATGTTGCAGCTCCTATGGATCCATATTCTCTTGCTTTGTTTCAAAGAAATGGTTCGATTCATTTGGCTGATAGTAGTCATAGATTCAGCCCCACTTTAAGCAGCGGACCGGAAGTTGCATTTGGTCAAACACCGCCCCGCGTCTTTGTCACAAATGGCCAATTCCTCTATGTTATTGACCCCATAACGCATCAATTTATCGATGTTCGAAACATTACAGCTGCAAGCGGAGCTGAACTAAAAGATATTATTCTCAGCCCGGATGAACGTTTCATTTACATGATCGATAACAATTACATGCTCAATAGCAATTCAAAGTTATGGATATGGACTGGAGGGCCAGGGAATGGAACATTTACTTCAATCACCCTTCCTGGTCGTTTCCCCGAATTCGGTTGGTCCTATCCTTATAACTATCGATCTCAAATGGTCGTCGATTCGCAACACCAGATTCTTTATGTTGCAACAACCGATGCGCACACTGTTGTTGCTTTGGATACAACGACGAACCAGATCATTCGGACGATTCCGCTGAACAGCAAACCCTATCTCTTGCAGCTTCATCCTGATGGTTCAAAGCTTTATGTTTTAAGTTCAGAAGCTGCGACAGTCACTGTCCTGGAGACAGGTCAAATTCGATCTTTGAATCCGATATCTACAACCGTCCCGATTACAGGAGGACGCGATTTAAGCGACATGAAAATCCATCATACGGGCCGCTTCCTTTATATTATGGATACTGGCATGGACGCAGTACGGGTTATTGATACTTCTCTCATCGGCACACCTCGGTCACCCATGGTTGATAATATAACAGGAATCAATACTGATCCCCTTCGCCTGATTCTCTCTCGCAGTCCTTGCGAGATTTTTAATCCAACTGCTCATGAAGATGGCAATCCGTGCACTCTTGCGCGTTGTGATCCTCTTCAAGGAGGAGCCATTTCACAAGTGCCTCAACCTGGGATGAGCTGTCCTGGTGACAACGATCGTTGTAACGGGATCGATACGTGTAATGCTTTAGGAGTCTGTGACAATAATCGAATCACCGCTATTAACTTCGATGATGGCAATGACTGTACCGTCGATAGCTGCAAT
This genomic interval from Deltaproteobacteria bacterium RIFCSPHIGHO2_02_FULL_44_16 contains the following:
- a CDS encoding phosphate ABC transporter substrate-binding protein PstS — encoded protein: MKNSFKKLFTSLFTLAFIITTPFAWGADTLLMNGAGATFPYPLYSKWFYEYQKKNPNVKFNYQSIGSGGGIQQILSKTVDFGASDAPMSDLELTKVKEPLLHIPTVLGAVVIAYNLPAVGTGLKLTGPIIAEIFLGKITKWNDPQIVTINPDKPLLNQPILVVHRSDGSGTTYVFSDYLSKISRNWLVRAGTGKSINWPAGLGAKGNEGVTGLVKQTPGSIGYIELGYAVQNNLPVALVQNKAGNFIEPNIASISAAAAETKIPEDYRVSLTHPVGASAYPISSFTYLLVYERQPDHQKAKAFHDFLTWSFHEGQTMASPLHYAPLPSAVITRLEKTTTKIGPLQ
- a CDS encoding pyruvate dehydrogenase (acetyl-transferring), homodimeric type — encoded protein: MTRVVFPFETPYINTIPVSTQPPYPGDEMLERKIKSLIRWNAMAMVVRANRNLEGIGGHISTFASSATLFEVAFQHYFKGPDHPEGQDQVFYQGHAAPGIYARAFLEGRLTEAQLVNFRQELQPGGGLPSYPHPYLMKNFWEYPTVSMGLSPLMSIYQARFNRYLHDRELKDTSGSRVWAFLGDGEMDEPESMGSLTVASREKLDNLTFVINCNLQRLDGPVRGNGKIIQELESLFRGAGWNVIKVIWGRDWDPLLAQDEHGYLAERMNEAVDGDYQKYVVAPGSYTRQHFFGKTPELSKMVEHLSDEQIRRLGRGGHDAQKVNAAYKAAIEHRDRPTVVLCKTIKGYGLGEAGEGRNITHQQKKMNEAELRFFRDRFDIPISDKDLKTTPFYRPSEDSEEVQYLVERRRALGGFVPQLRNKKKSLATFDLKEFPEFLQGTGKDRKVATTMAFTSMLSKLLRHERLGKFIVPIIPDEARTFGMDPLFRQVGIYSGVGQLYEPVDSDMLLYYREAKDGQLIEEGISEAGAGATFAAAGTCDAAHGVPMIPFYTFYSMFGFQRIGDLIWAMQDMPCRGFLLGATSGRTTLNGEGLQHQDGHTPLFASAYPRVRTYEPAFAADLLVMLQQGIYEMYERGEDVIYYLTLQNENYEMPPLPEGVEDGIIRGIYLFQKAAAEKGWHRVQLLGSGSILMQVLRAQKILAERYQIAADVWNVTSYSELRREALEIERWNMMHPQEKPYEPYIVTTLKNAEGPIIAASDWMRVVPDQLLRWVPKLFSLGTDGLGRSDSRAALRRFFEVDAESIVIATLTQLKNEGKIKPDIIVQAMNDFGFPPDKPDPMRA
- a CDS encoding tRNA pseudouridine(55) synthase TruB — encoded protein: MIININKPAGITSHDVVDVVRRITGERRVGHAGTLDPFATGVLIVGVTREGTKQLGEISKNTEKEYRATLCLGKMSSTGDLTGEIREGGDPSSLTRKQIENVLSTFRGESEQVPPAFSAIKINGTPAYKLARKGQRVELQPRKIFIHTLELVDFESPYLTITVTCSSGTYIRTLAEDIGKKLNVGAYLTELTRTRVGTFQLAESISLSDLHQEKGL